The following proteins are co-located in the Opitutaceae bacterium genome:
- a CDS encoding Uma2 family endonuclease, whose translation MRLEIARDDIFYYPDVIVTCDPEDSQRYYETRPQFIAEVFSPETERFDRCEKFLSYIRLPSLSEYLLVSQSTPPVDTVPPGTGLGAGTPRHGS comes from the coding sequence GTGAGGCTGGAGATCGCACGGGATGACATTTTCTATTATCCCGATGTCATCGTGACGTGCGATCCGGAGGACTCGCAGCGCTATTACGAGACCCGTCCTCAGTTCATCGCCGAAGTATTCTCGCCGGAGACGGAGCGCTTCGACCGGTGCGAGAAATTCCTCAGCTACATCCGGCTGCCAAGTTTGAGCGAGTACCTGCTGGTGAGCCAGAGCACCCCCCCTGTCGACACTGTTCCGCCGGGAACGGGATTGGGAGCCGGAACACCTCGGCATGGGTCATGA